The sequence below is a genomic window from Candidatus Zixiibacteriota bacterium.
ATCTTAGGAGCAAATGACGGTGCCTCTGGAGTTGCAGTCCTTATGGAATTAGCCCCTATACTGTCTAAGAAAAAGCCCAGATATGGAGTTGACCTGGTCTTTTTTGATGCTGAGGATCTGGGCTCAGATGACCACCCGGAAAGGTGGTGCGTGGGTTCGAATTATTTCTCGCGGAATTTAGGAGGGTATAAGGCTATTTTTGGGATTTTGCTGGATATGGTTGGGGATAAAAATTTGCAGATTTACAAAGAAGGTTATTCCAACCAGTATGCCAAAGAAGTGGTTGACCTGGTCTGGACAAAAGCTGAGAAACTCTCGATTTCGAATTTCAAACCGGAAGTAAAATACAACTTAGTAGATGATCATATTTCCCTGATTAAAGCCGGCATTCCCTGCATTGACATTATCGACTTCGATTATCCCTACTGGCATACCTTAGGGGATACTCCTGACAAGTGCAGTCCGGAAAGCCTGGAAAAGGTGGGGAAAGTACTCCTTAAAGTCTTATATGACTGAAAAGAGAATCGATTTTTTCAGTTTCACGCCCCAGGAAGCAAAAGCCATAATCTTTCTAATAGTAATTCTTTTAATTGGCAGTGGAGTTACTCTTTA
It includes:
- a CDS encoding DUF4910 domain-containing protein; the encoded protein is ILGANDGASGVAVLMELAPILSKKKPRYGVDLVFFDAEDLGSDDHPERWCVGSNYFSRNLGGYKAIFGILLDMVGDKNLQIYKEGYSNQYAKEVVDLVWTKAEKLSISNFKPEVKYNLVDDHISLIKAGIPCIDIIDFDYPYWHTLGDTPDKCSPESLEKVGKVLLKVLYD